One window of the Neorickettsia findlayensis genome contains the following:
- a CDS encoding uroporphyrinogen-III synthase — protein sequence MILITRPVEDAIYLQQRLRSLNIESLMEPLFVLQPLWFDVAELIAAKIVVSSKNAIRALTWAKASRDLQLYTMSDNIAEFAIFSRFSNVVSCGCGTANELEAYVLSHFSKDEKVIYLSGAEITRDIVSSCLERGFKSVERRICYMMCPVKEFSSNVYAALMRRNISGVILLSVQAAVLCKSLFLKYGISPNFFSYFVMSPRIASTLSCDTVYVSSVPTLDALVDVIERHYYVERKT from the coding sequence ATGATCTTGATAACTAGGCCAGTCGAGGATGCGATATATCTACAGCAGCGGCTACGAAGTTTGAACATAGAAAGTCTTATGGAACCACTCTTTGTTCTCCAGCCGCTTTGGTTTGATGTTGCCGAGCTCATTGCTGCAAAGATTGTTGTTAGTAGTAAAAACGCGATTAGAGCGCTCACTTGGGCTAAGGCAAGTAGAGATTTACAATTGTATACGATGAGTGACAATATTGCTGAGTTTGCAATTTTCAGTAGATTTTCTAATGTTGTTTCCTGTGGTTGTGGTACAGCTAATGAACTAGAAGCTTATGTGCTTTCCCACTTTAGTAAAGATGAGAAAGTTATTTATCTTTCTGGAGCGGAGATAACGAGGGACATTGTTTCTTCATGTTTAGAAAGGGGTTTCAAATCAGTAGAGCGTCGAATCTGTTATATGATGTGCCCGGTGAAAGAGTTTTCTAGTAATGTCTATGCTGCGTTAATGAGAAGAAACATTAGTGGTGTAATCTTGCTTTCGGTTCAGGCTGCGGTTTTATGCAAATCACTATTTCTTAAATATGGCATAAGTCCAAATTTTTTTTCTTACTTTGTTATGAGTCCCAGGATAGCATCTACTTTGAGTTGTGATACAGTTTACGTATCTAGTGTGCCCACTTTGGATGCTCTTGTTGATGTAATAGAAAGGCATTACTATGTTGAGCGGAAAACTTAA
- a CDS encoding EAL domain-containing protein, translating into MFEGCDYLVKKKILQSKSGTFLVAKISNPLSYRVFSYDQRKCEGYLLELEKRMLAAGLNIVAFKPPVILILESSASSVWSIYEKITEIASSIFLEYVSFAVGYYVFSFEAPSEVIRKAFAAVSFGEKEGSGVVDYASCTSQLQEFSDAVAKATVLHSALRNNELLNVFQPIVDIETSRVIFSEFLLRVKGEESIRSCIVAAEKTHLISVVDKFVFKRVVELLERHSDLRLSFNLSMLSASDELQIEGFLKSFATLQFVAKRLVVEITEGILLSNTDKMFDFIFKLKSLGCGIALDDFGKNFYLPFSQLEKLPIDYLKLDREFAGEIKTSKNASIFIKSILEIANNLNIKVVAEFVEDKSVFDLFKELGIRYMQGNYLYEASSELKDSVSA; encoded by the coding sequence ATGTTTGAGGGGTGTGACTATTTAGTAAAGAAAAAGATCTTGCAGTCTAAATCGGGTACTTTTCTTGTTGCGAAAATATCGAATCCTCTTTCTTACAGAGTTTTTTCTTATGATCAAAGGAAATGTGAGGGGTATCTGCTTGAGTTAGAAAAACGGATGCTTGCGGCTGGTTTAAATATCGTGGCATTTAAGCCACCAGTTATTCTGATTCTTGAGAGTAGTGCAAGTTCTGTGTGGAGCATATATGAAAAGATAACAGAGATTGCTTCTTCCATATTTCTCGAGTACGTGAGCTTTGCTGTAGGTTACTATGTTTTTTCGTTTGAGGCGCCAAGTGAAGTGATAAGAAAAGCCTTCGCGGCTGTTTCTTTTGGTGAAAAGGAGGGTAGTGGGGTTGTCGATTATGCAAGTTGTACTTCGCAGTTGCAAGAATTCTCGGATGCAGTTGCAAAAGCTACGGTGCTGCACAGCGCACTGAGAAACAACGAGTTACTAAACGTCTTTCAGCCAATTGTTGATATAGAGACTTCACGTGTAATTTTTAGTGAATTCCTATTGAGGGTTAAGGGCGAAGAAAGTATCAGGAGTTGTATAGTTGCAGCGGAAAAAACGCATTTGATTTCTGTAGTGGATAAATTTGTTTTCAAGCGCGTTGTTGAACTTCTTGAGCGTCATAGTGATTTAAGATTGTCATTTAATCTTTCCATGCTAAGTGCAAGTGACGAGTTACAGATAGAGGGATTTTTAAAATCCTTTGCTACACTGCAATTCGTTGCAAAAAGGCTAGTTGTAGAGATTACGGAGGGAATATTATTGTCTAATACAGACAAGATGTTTGACTTTATCTTTAAATTAAAATCTCTTGGATGTGGTATAGCTCTAGATGATTTCGGAAAGAATTTCTATCTCCCTTTCTCGCAGCTTGAGAAATTACCGATAGATTATCTTAAGCTTGATAGAGAGTTCGCTGGGGAAATTAAAACTAGTAAGAATGCTTCTATTTTTATTAAAAGTATTCTTGAAATTGCAAATAACTTGAACATTAAGGTAGTTGCGGAGTTTGTTGAAGACAAAAGTGTCTTTGATTTGTTCAAGGAATTAGGAATCAGATATATGCAGGGTAACTATCTATACGAGGCCAGTTCGGAGCTAAAAGATTCTGTAAGTGCATGA
- a CDS encoding 1-deoxy-D-xylulose-5-phosphate reductoisomerase, which produces MKKISILGSTGSVGCQSVDVVSRFYRDAIKVDALSCHSNHALLIQQARLLSPQKVFVADESSYREVKTALCSQNIEVILDREIEIGNALCDNDMLIVSISGIAALNPIYSAISRGIKVATSNKESLVCGGSLLLPFVDKIIPLDSEHHAVARLLRSKPPAFVSGITLTASGGPFFRKRKRNITVACALAHPIWKMGKKNSVDSATMMNKVLEVIEAHYLFRIPKEKISVLIHPEALIHGMVDFLDGSQHAFISLPDMRVGINNALAGLVEGGYEKTYAYGKVPLATRKFTFYAAKEEEFQALKFLKTDQEIVLSAVNDLAVEDFLAGKLDFHNIPDFISSGLDKFQYNKADVKNIGDVFSIYDKAQCVCKSDNSGSFFKKYHPLVSGV; this is translated from the coding sequence ATGAAGAAAATCTCCATTTTGGGTTCTACTGGTTCGGTTGGTTGTCAATCTGTTGATGTGGTCTCTCGTTTCTATAGAGATGCAATTAAGGTTGACGCACTGAGCTGTCATAGTAACCACGCATTGTTAATACAGCAGGCGCGTTTATTATCTCCACAAAAGGTTTTTGTTGCTGATGAGTCTTCTTATAGGGAAGTCAAAACTGCTTTATGTTCACAGAATATAGAAGTCATACTTGATCGAGAGATCGAAATAGGCAATGCACTTTGTGACAATGATATGCTTATTGTAAGCATTTCTGGAATTGCTGCCTTAAACCCGATATATAGCGCGATAAGTCGAGGGATTAAAGTTGCGACTTCCAATAAGGAAAGCCTTGTGTGTGGAGGTAGTCTACTCTTACCCTTTGTTGATAAGATCATTCCTTTGGACTCCGAGCATCATGCTGTAGCTAGGTTATTGCGTTCCAAACCTCCTGCGTTTGTCTCAGGAATTACTTTAACTGCTAGTGGTGGACCGTTTTTTCGGAAGAGAAAGAGAAATATTACGGTTGCTTGTGCTCTTGCTCATCCAATTTGGAAGATGGGTAAGAAAAATTCAGTGGATTCTGCCACTATGATGAATAAAGTGTTGGAGGTCATAGAAGCACACTACCTTTTCCGAATACCTAAAGAAAAAATTTCTGTTCTGATACATCCAGAAGCTCTAATACATGGAATGGTTGATTTTTTAGATGGTTCTCAGCACGCTTTTATATCCCTACCGGATATGAGAGTTGGGATAAATAATGCCCTTGCTGGATTGGTTGAAGGCGGTTATGAGAAGACCTATGCCTACGGTAAGGTTCCTTTGGCAACGAGAAAATTTACATTCTATGCCGCAAAAGAGGAGGAATTTCAAGCGCTAAAATTTCTTAAAACTGATCAAGAAATTGTGCTGAGTGCGGTAAATGATCTTGCTGTAGAAGATTTTCTTGCTGGGAAGCTAGATTTTCATAATATACCGGACTTCATTTCCTCTGGGTTGGACAAATTTCAGTACAATAAAGCTGATGTTAAGAACATTGGTGACGTCTTTTCTATTTATGATAAGGCTCAGTGTGTATGTAAGAGTGACAACAGTGGCTCATTTTTCAAGAAGTATCACCCGTTAGTATCAGGCGTGTAA
- the obgE gene encoding GTPase ObgE: MKFIDEVKVFLKAGNGGDGCSSFRREKFVEFGGPDGGCGGNGGDVVFVTDENLNTLLDYRHRAHLKAKNGKPGRKSNKRGESGSNLVCKVPVGTQILTQDGVLLSDLEQPKQSFISAFGGKGGRGNATFKNSLNRAATEFTYGEPGEEKIVILNLKILADIGLVGLPNAGKSTFLSRCSNAKPKIADYPFSTLEPIVGIAEINNREIVIADIPGIIQGAHKNLGLGFKFLKHIERCKALIYLVDGTEKDIYSVYTLLLKELSLYSKNLETKEHFILLTKSDLLTKDEVQEKCKYIQERSGKLTLHTGTDQEIESPLEAAQKLVELHKSNNKSPSKYDPLKV, encoded by the coding sequence TTGAAATTCATAGACGAAGTAAAAGTTTTTTTAAAGGCAGGAAACGGTGGAGACGGCTGTTCAAGCTTTCGAAGAGAGAAGTTTGTTGAGTTTGGTGGACCGGATGGTGGTTGCGGAGGAAATGGAGGAGACGTGGTCTTTGTCACAGACGAGAATCTCAATACATTACTGGATTACCGGCATAGGGCTCACCTCAAAGCTAAAAACGGAAAACCCGGCAGAAAATCTAATAAACGTGGTGAAAGTGGTTCTAACCTGGTTTGTAAGGTACCTGTAGGTACCCAGATACTTACACAGGATGGAGTACTCTTATCTGATTTGGAACAGCCTAAACAAAGCTTCATTTCTGCTTTCGGTGGAAAAGGTGGTCGTGGTAATGCAACATTTAAAAATTCATTAAATCGCGCTGCAACCGAGTTTACCTATGGTGAACCTGGCGAAGAAAAGATCGTAATTTTGAATTTAAAAATATTAGCAGATATTGGCTTAGTCGGGCTCCCGAACGCAGGAAAATCTACGTTTTTGTCTAGGTGTTCGAACGCTAAACCAAAAATCGCCGACTATCCTTTTTCAACGCTTGAGCCAATTGTAGGAATAGCGGAAATAAACAACCGTGAAATAGTCATAGCGGATATTCCTGGTATTATTCAAGGAGCTCATAAAAACCTCGGATTGGGATTCAAATTTTTGAAACATATAGAACGCTGCAAGGCATTGATATATCTTGTAGACGGAACAGAAAAAGATATTTACTCGGTTTATACACTCTTATTGAAGGAACTCTCTCTCTATAGTAAAAATCTAGAAACAAAAGAGCACTTTATTCTTCTTACAAAGTCCGATCTACTTACCAAAGATGAAGTACAAGAAAAGTGCAAATATATTCAGGAAAGAAGCGGAAAGCTTACATTGCACACAGGTACTGATCAGGAAATTGAGTCTCCTCTGGAGGCTGCTCAAAAACTTGTTGAACTTCACAAATCGAACAACAAATCACCTAGCAAGTATGACCCATTAAAAGTATAG
- a CDS encoding SDR family NAD(P)-dependent oxidoreductase, whose translation MMQGKIVLVTGVCNRIGASIARRFASEGASLVLPAADLSDLDELNQDIKKLGGESVLVQADVLDVFQMESLKDAISGTSKKLDVLISAHFYTSEPNLLVDYEVDEWRRIVEENFSLNWYMLRNFDGLLKRSEHGRVIFLSLEKIVGKNPLYFSPYVASNAALAQLMKGYANDVLNYGMCVNMVALEGYEEGIAVEPQPECVELFLQLSSAHYKISGRKHYVSYS comes from the coding sequence ATGATGCAGGGAAAAATAGTCTTAGTAACTGGTGTGTGTAACAGGATCGGCGCATCTATAGCGCGAAGATTTGCTTCGGAAGGGGCTTCTCTCGTTTTGCCTGCAGCAGATCTATCGGATCTTGATGAGTTAAATCAAGATATAAAAAAATTGGGAGGAGAGTCAGTTCTTGTGCAAGCAGATGTGCTGGATGTTTTTCAGATGGAATCGCTTAAGGATGCTATCTCAGGTACCTCAAAAAAGTTAGACGTTCTCATCTCTGCGCATTTTTATACAAGTGAGCCCAATCTCCTAGTAGATTATGAAGTTGATGAGTGGAGAAGAATAGTAGAAGAAAATTTTTCTTTAAATTGGTATATGCTCAGAAATTTTGATGGGCTTTTGAAACGTTCTGAGCATGGTAGGGTAATTTTTCTTTCTCTTGAGAAAATTGTTGGCAAAAACCCTTTGTATTTTTCCCCGTATGTTGCAAGTAATGCAGCTCTTGCGCAGCTTATGAAAGGATATGCCAATGATGTTCTAAATTATGGTATGTGCGTAAACATGGTTGCCTTAGAAGGATACGAAGAGGGTATTGCTGTGGAACCTCAGCCTGAATGTGTGGAACTTTTTCTTCAGTTGAGTTCAGCACACTATAAGATCTCTGGTAGGAAACATTATGTTTCTTATAGTTAA
- a CDS encoding tyrosine-type recombinase/integrase — MEYRIDPSVYAILDEWTRWLGGVKCFSSNTLVAYNRDAIAFLDFLSTYRGESVCCASLKCIDDKDLRAWLASRRKNSISFRTNARALSSVKSFFRYLAKHKEVVNEDVLSVVLRFKPKMLPRSLSFKEIIELIEKFSSLKISWIVKRNIALCYLLYGSGLRISEALSLRVDDLAHSEIKIVGKGGRERMIRLLPIVRVALADYIALCPFELDEGSFLFLDRNGNKLCRTAVAGAFLSIRRQFNLPEHTTPHALRHSFATHLLQEGVGVRKIQELLGHASLASTEIYAKLNAESLMEKYRQFSVRDRDD, encoded by the coding sequence GTGGAGTATAGAATTGATCCCTCGGTTTACGCCATTCTTGATGAGTGGACAAGATGGTTAGGTGGTGTAAAGTGCTTTTCTAGTAATACATTGGTTGCCTACAATAGGGATGCTATTGCTTTTTTGGATTTCCTTTCTACTTACAGAGGCGAATCTGTGTGTTGTGCTAGCCTGAAGTGCATAGATGATAAAGATTTACGCGCCTGGCTTGCTAGTAGAAGAAAAAATTCTATTTCTTTCCGCACAAATGCAAGAGCTTTGTCTTCAGTAAAGAGCTTTTTTAGATACCTTGCGAAACATAAGGAAGTTGTAAATGAAGATGTCTTAAGTGTTGTATTGAGGTTTAAGCCGAAGATGCTGCCACGTTCTTTAAGTTTTAAGGAAATAATAGAATTAATTGAAAAATTTTCTTCCTTGAAGATAAGTTGGATAGTAAAGAGGAACATTGCTCTATGCTATTTGTTGTATGGTTCTGGTTTGAGGATTAGTGAAGCGTTGAGTCTAAGAGTTGATGATCTTGCTCATAGTGAGATCAAAATAGTGGGTAAAGGTGGTAGGGAAAGAATGATTCGGTTGTTGCCTATAGTACGTGTTGCATTGGCAGATTATATTGCTTTGTGTCCATTCGAGTTGGATGAGGGAAGTTTTCTTTTTTTGGATCGGAACGGAAATAAGTTGTGTAGGACTGCTGTAGCAGGGGCTTTCCTCTCAATTCGTAGACAATTCAATCTTCCAGAGCATACTACGCCACACGCGCTTAGACACAGCTTTGCTACACATCTACTACAAGAGGGTGTTGGTGTTCGTAAAATACAGGAATTGTTAGGGCACGCCTCACTTGCGAGCACTGAGATCTATGCAAAACTGAATGCTGAGTCACTCATGGAAAAGTATAGGCAATTCTCTGTAAGAGATAGGGATGATTGA
- a CDS encoding phosphoribosylformylglycinamidine synthase subunit PurQ: MASVLVLSGYGLNCEDETLRAFELSGFTGSILHLNDLLSNPGKLRSYQVLAIPGGFSFADNTGAGNAFACKTAPLLEKVENFLEEDKLVIGICNGAQILVRLIKDLEVTFEANTSNQYQCEWQDVEVPESGSIWMRGIHRIRLPIAHGEGKLVPLDMGNLKVDVAMRYTQDVNGSYDRIAAVTAYEGKMLITMPHPERAVSLVQTDDYYMVREKCRRENVPIPRDGPGMQIFKNAYDYFR; the protein is encoded by the coding sequence ATGGCTAGTGTACTTGTGCTGTCTGGGTATGGGCTTAACTGCGAGGACGAGACACTTCGTGCGTTTGAGCTTTCCGGTTTTACAGGGAGCATCTTGCATCTAAATGATTTGCTCAGCAACCCTGGCAAACTTCGCAGTTACCAAGTTCTTGCGATTCCTGGGGGTTTCTCTTTTGCTGATAATACAGGCGCGGGAAACGCGTTCGCGTGTAAAACTGCTCCCTTGCTAGAAAAAGTAGAGAACTTCCTAGAAGAAGATAAACTAGTCATAGGCATATGTAATGGTGCACAGATACTTGTACGTTTAATCAAAGATCTGGAGGTCACTTTTGAGGCAAATACCTCGAACCAGTATCAATGTGAGTGGCAAGACGTTGAAGTGCCTGAGAGTGGTTCTATTTGGATGAGGGGTATTCATAGAATCCGTTTACCAATTGCTCATGGCGAGGGAAAATTAGTACCCCTAGATATGGGCAATTTGAAAGTCGATGTCGCCATGCGGTACACCCAGGATGTGAATGGTTCTTACGACAGGATTGCTGCTGTTACTGCATATGAGGGAAAGATGCTGATTACTATGCCCCATCCAGAGAGAGCGGTTTCTCTCGTACAAACTGACGACTACTATATGGTTCGAGAGAAGTGCAGAAGAGAGAATGTACCAATCCCTAGAGATGGGCCTGGGATGCAAATTTTTAAAAACGCGTACGATTACTTTCGTTAA
- a CDS encoding acyl carrier protein — MEATQEKFRRIVLEHTVKVSVMRALSLSDEKYDEIKLETDLGSELGIDSLDAAEIIMRVEEDHDLEEIPEDYARKANTVKHIYDYVLEHCTKPLDKLIDFSKKDAFFNRFLANTSEAFNCELSTLENVSSMSDLVSVLTSASTK, encoded by the coding sequence ATGGAAGCAACACAGGAAAAATTTAGGAGGATCGTTCTTGAGCACACAGTTAAGGTCTCTGTTATGCGTGCTTTGAGCCTTTCGGATGAGAAGTATGACGAAATAAAGTTGGAAACAGACCTTGGCTCCGAGCTTGGTATAGATAGCCTCGATGCTGCTGAAATAATTATGCGTGTTGAAGAAGATCATGATCTTGAGGAGATTCCTGAAGATTATGCGAGGAAGGCAAATACGGTTAAACACATTTATGATTATGTGCTTGAACACTGTACTAAGCCGTTGGATAAGTTAATCGATTTCAGCAAAAAAGATGCTTTTTTTAATAGATTTTTGGCTAATACTTCTGAGGCGTTTAATTGTGAGCTTTCTACACTTGAGAATGTCTCCAGCATGAGTGATCTAGTCTCTGTGCTTACTTCCGCTTCAACAAAGTAG
- the fabF gene encoding beta-ketoacyl-ACP synthase II yields the protein MQKRVVVTGLGLLTCLSSNREGSWALILESRSGVRTLSTVETEGLPVTIGGEVLECGEDGFEYKKFGDPRKHDRYILYGIAASREAIRHSQLLEYPSLDKRRVGVSIGSGIGGLPLIEKNSILLREEGIRKVSPFFIPASLINLTSGNVAIENGFTGPNDALVTACATGAHAIVNSWRIIANDEADVMIAGASEGALCRVGIAGFANMKALSRRNDEPEKASRPWDVDRDGFVMSDGAGVMVLEEYGHAKKRGARIYAELVGFGVSGDAYHVAAPNPSGDGALAAMTSAIKMSGVGLNEIDYINAHGTSTPNGDAAELNALRRLFGNSLGMGVSSTKSSIGHALGAAGGIEAVLCVLAMRDSVMPPTINLDKPDDCTSGFNLVPHTPQEKILRYVLSNSFGFGGTNVSLLFGQCS from the coding sequence ATGCAAAAGAGAGTTGTAGTAACCGGATTAGGGTTGCTTACTTGTCTGTCCAGCAATAGAGAGGGGTCTTGGGCCCTAATCCTTGAGTCAAGGTCTGGCGTGCGGACGCTTTCTACTGTGGAAACAGAGGGCCTTCCAGTTACTATAGGTGGGGAGGTGTTGGAGTGTGGAGAGGACGGCTTTGAATATAAAAAATTCGGTGATCCCCGAAAACACGATCGCTATATACTGTACGGTATAGCTGCGTCTAGAGAGGCAATACGACATTCGCAGTTACTGGAATATCCTTCCTTAGACAAGAGAAGGGTTGGTGTATCAATAGGTTCGGGCATAGGAGGGTTACCACTTATCGAGAAAAACTCAATTCTTCTCCGTGAAGAGGGCATACGAAAAGTAAGTCCGTTTTTTATTCCGGCGAGTTTAATCAATCTTACTTCAGGTAATGTTGCAATTGAAAATGGATTTACAGGGCCAAATGATGCATTGGTCACTGCATGTGCAACAGGTGCTCACGCAATAGTTAACTCTTGGCGCATAATTGCGAATGACGAAGCTGATGTTATGATAGCTGGCGCTTCTGAAGGGGCTTTATGTCGAGTCGGGATAGCTGGGTTTGCTAATATGAAAGCTCTTTCTAGACGTAATGATGAGCCAGAGAAGGCATCTAGGCCGTGGGACGTTGATAGGGACGGTTTCGTAATGAGTGATGGTGCTGGGGTTATGGTGCTCGAAGAATATGGCCATGCAAAAAAACGTGGAGCGCGAATTTATGCTGAATTAGTAGGTTTTGGTGTTTCTGGAGATGCTTACCATGTCGCCGCTCCTAATCCGAGTGGAGATGGTGCACTTGCTGCGATGACGTCTGCAATAAAAATGTCTGGAGTCGGACTAAACGAGATCGATTATATTAATGCGCATGGAACATCCACACCTAATGGTGATGCTGCTGAACTGAATGCTCTAAGGCGTTTGTTTGGTAATTCTTTGGGAATGGGTGTATCTTCAACGAAATCATCTATAGGTCATGCTTTGGGTGCCGCTGGTGGTATAGAAGCGGTTCTCTGTGTACTTGCTATGCGTGATTCGGTAATGCCCCCAACTATTAATTTGGATAAACCTGACGATTGTACTAGTGGATTTAATTTGGTGCCACACACGCCTCAAGAGAAAATTCTGCGGTATGTACTCTCAAATTCTTTTGGCTTCGGGGGAACTAATGTATCATTGTTGTTTGGACAATGTTCATAG
- the hemF gene encoding oxygen-dependent coproporphyrinogen oxidase, with product MLSEKKDIAAAWFRELRNRIRDEFVAIEKEFDPNFQSGFTVESWEREDGGGGEMSLMYGTVFEKIGVNISTVHGLLSEEFASKIPGAAESGRKFWASGISLVAHMSSPLVPAVHMNTRMIVTDKYWFGGGADLTPMYYNEEDAKTFHAEFKEVCNKHDSNYYDKFSKWADEYFYIKHRNEPRGIGGIFYDYLRTDDWEKDFSFTKDVGKCFLSVYPKIVRKNMHLSYTNEQRQFQLLKRGRYVEFNLLYDRGTEFGLKTGGNVKAILMSLPPVVEWRDF from the coding sequence GTGTTAAGTGAGAAAAAAGATATCGCAGCTGCCTGGTTTAGAGAGCTAAGAAATCGTATCAGGGATGAATTTGTTGCCATAGAAAAAGAGTTTGATCCGAATTTTCAGTCGGGCTTTACAGTGGAGTCTTGGGAGCGAGAAGATGGCGGGGGCGGCGAAATGAGCCTCATGTACGGTACTGTATTTGAGAAGATAGGTGTGAATATATCAACCGTGCATGGCCTCCTTAGTGAAGAGTTTGCATCCAAAATTCCTGGTGCCGCAGAAAGTGGAAGAAAGTTCTGGGCGAGTGGTATTTCACTGGTGGCGCATATGAGTTCCCCCCTTGTTCCTGCAGTGCACATGAATACGCGCATGATAGTTACCGATAAATACTGGTTTGGTGGTGGTGCAGACTTGACTCCTATGTATTACAACGAGGAGGACGCAAAGACCTTCCACGCCGAGTTTAAAGAGGTGTGTAATAAACATGATAGTAACTATTACGATAAATTCAGCAAATGGGCGGATGAATATTTTTACATAAAGCATAGAAATGAACCTAGAGGTATAGGGGGAATATTCTACGATTACTTAAGAACAGATGATTGGGAGAAGGATTTTTCTTTTACGAAAGATGTTGGTAAGTGCTTCCTTTCGGTATATCCAAAGATAGTGAGGAAAAATATGCACCTCTCTTATACAAATGAACAGAGGCAGTTTCAGCTTCTCAAGAGGGGTAGGTATGTTGAGTTTAATCTTCTATATGATAGAGGTACCGAGTTCGGTCTCAAGACGGGTGGTAATGTGAAGGCAATCCTAATGTCTTTACCTCCTGTGGTAGAGTGGAGAGATTTTTAA
- a CDS encoding retropepsin-like aspartic protease family protein: MEFVYLLVILAVFFFIYQRTSSRLGSGGLASLLVWGIVICVVVSIYNAGDRIFQNKLLGEIYEKVQTGISNEQVGFRKARDGHFYVDIIVGGVKLKCLVDTGASDTVLSQKDAMKLGIDPGVLNYSKEYSTANGKIRAAPVILRDVYLSSYYIPHLEVSVSAVREQEKSLLGMSFLKHFDFFIKKDILFLLQK, encoded by the coding sequence ATGGAGTTTGTTTACCTGCTTGTTATTCTCGCTGTTTTTTTCTTTATTTATCAGCGGACTTCAAGCAGGTTAGGTTCTGGTGGATTAGCAAGTCTCCTTGTTTGGGGCATTGTGATATGTGTGGTGGTCTCCATATACAATGCTGGGGACAGGATTTTTCAAAACAAGCTGCTTGGTGAGATCTATGAGAAAGTTCAAACTGGAATATCAAATGAGCAGGTTGGTTTTAGAAAAGCGAGAGATGGGCACTTTTATGTCGATATTATCGTTGGTGGTGTGAAGCTAAAGTGTCTGGTTGATACAGGTGCTTCGGATACGGTTCTATCACAAAAAGATGCTATGAAACTAGGGATCGATCCTGGTGTTCTCAACTACAGCAAAGAGTATAGCACCGCTAATGGAAAGATAAGGGCAGCTCCTGTGATCTTGCGAGATGTCTATCTAAGCAGTTATTACATTCCTCATCTAGAAGTAAGTGTTTCGGCAGTGAGAGAGCAGGAAAAGTCTTTATTGGGGATGTCATTCTTGAAGCATTTTGATTTTTTTATAAAAAAAGATATCTTGTTTTTGCTGCAAAAATAA